The nucleotide window CACGATCACCAGCCCCGCCTCGGGGCCACCCCGCCGACGAAGGGCGTCGGCGCCGCGGTCCAGACGACTGGCCAGCAGCGGCGGCACGCGCCCGTCGATCAGGCCGGACCCGAGGACGACGACCCCGGCCGGGTCCGGCCGGGGCGCACGGTGCTCATAGAGCCGGGCGAACACGTAGAACACCAGGAACTGCGAACCCAGCACCGTGGCACCGAGAAAGATCAGCACCGCCGCCCCGACGCCGACGGGGTGGGCGGTCGCCACCAGGACGACGGCGGCCACCGGCGCGATGATCAGAGCCAGGCCGGCCAGCAGGGACAGCGAGTTGCCCAGCGACCAGCCCTCCCGGGCCAGCATGTGCATCCCGTTGCGGATCTGGATCACGGCCAACGCCACCACCGAGAAGGGCAGCAGCAGGGCGCCCAGTGGCAAGACGAGGGCGGCCGGCACGCCGAGGTACGCACTGATCTCCAGCAGCGCCCAGAACCCGAACCACGCCCCCACCAGGGCCAGCGCGGCAATGCGCAGCCGCCGAGGCTCCTCTGCCCACATGCGGCGGGCCGCCCAGATGCAGGCGGTGGCGAGGAGTGCACTGATCATCCGGCCACCGTCCTGTCCGGCCGCAGGGCCAGCAGGGCGCCGGTCATGCGGTGGCCACGGAGCGGCGCAGGGCCGGTGCGGTGACGTCCACTCCGGCGCGCACGAGCAGCACTCCTGCCACCAGGGTGCCGACCACCACGAGCAGGCTCAGGGGGGCGAAGAGCACGCTGGCACTGATCAGCGGGGCCCCGGTGATCATCGCGGCGCCGACACTGACGACCATGACGGTGCCCAGGGCGAGCATCACGCTGGTGCGGCGCATCGCGTGGATACGCTGCACCGGCATGCCCGCGTAGGACAGCCCGCGGTGCAGCTCGGCCCGGTCCACGACCTGGGCCGACTGGTTCAGGGCCACGGAGCAGGCGGCCAGCACGAAGGAGATCAGCACGGTCACCAGCACCCCGGTGCGCAGGTCCTGCATGAGGATCAGCTCCTCCGGCCGGGAGACGGTTGCCTCGCCCTGGGTGGCCAGGCTCAGCCCAGCACCGGCCATCACGCCCACATAGGTGGTCACGGACAGCGCCCCGACCTGCTGCCACGCCTGCCGTGGGGCGTCCAGGACGGTGCGGGCGGCCACGAGCGCCTCGGGTGTGCGGGCCCGGCGCAGCCGGAGCTTCGCACCGAGGCTGAGCACC belongs to Micrococcus sp. 2A and includes:
- a CDS encoding YdcF family protein, with protein sequence MISALLATACIWAARRMWAEEPRRLRIAALALVGAWFGFWALLEISAYLGVPAALVLPLGALLLPFSVVALAVIQIRNGMHMLAREGWSLGNSLSLLAGLALIIAPVAAVVLVATAHPVGVGAAVLIFLGATVLGSQFLVFYVFARLYEHRAPRPDPAGVVVLGSGLIDGRVPPLLASRLDRGADALRRRGGPEAGLVIVPSGGQGPDEPRSEGEAMGEYLVEHGVPAGAVLPETRAATTEQNLRFSRELLGVHRPERTGQLLVVTNGYHVPRTALLSRRLEIDADVIGAPTARYFVPSAFIREFVAVLCMHLRLQITFAVLGVVLASCTGWVVALAHGG